From one Conyzicola nivalis genomic stretch:
- a CDS encoding ABC transporter permease, with product MKAREIAALAVIAFLAVAALAPAVLAPGDPLAIAPLDAFQPPSLAHFFGTDESGRDIYTRVVHGTGPSLLIGIAATAIGLGLAVVFGLLAGFGPRWVDFGTTRLIEVLFAFPGLLFALLFIVVYGPGVVTSTIAVGLSTAPGYARIIRSRVIQVRTSPYLEAALVLGRGGPTRIVRHVLPNVAGSLFVLATLGIGQSIVWASSLSYLGLGAVPPAAEWGAMLSAGRTYIASFWWMTFFPGLFIVLSAAATTLLGRAIQQRGREL from the coding sequence GTGAAAGCGCGCGAGATCGCGGCACTGGCCGTGATCGCCTTCCTCGCGGTCGCCGCCCTCGCCCCCGCGGTGCTGGCCCCGGGCGACCCCCTCGCTATCGCGCCGCTCGACGCGTTCCAGCCGCCGTCGCTCGCGCATTTTTTCGGAACGGATGAATCGGGGCGCGACATCTACACGCGGGTGGTCCACGGCACGGGCCCGTCGCTGCTCATCGGCATCGCGGCGACCGCGATCGGGCTCGGGCTCGCCGTGGTCTTCGGCCTGCTCGCCGGCTTCGGTCCGCGCTGGGTCGACTTCGGCACGACGCGGCTGATCGAGGTGTTGTTCGCGTTCCCGGGCCTGCTCTTCGCGCTGCTCTTCATCGTGGTCTACGGCCCGGGCGTCGTGACCTCGACGATCGCCGTGGGGCTCTCCACCGCTCCCGGGTACGCCCGGATCATCCGGAGCCGCGTCATCCAGGTGCGCACCTCGCCGTATCTCGAGGCCGCCCTGGTGCTGGGGCGCGGCGGCCCGACCCGCATCGTCCGGCACGTGCTGCCGAACGTCGCCGGCTCGCTGTTCGTGCTCGCCACCCTCGGAATCGGCCAGTCGATCGTCTGGGCGTCGTCGCTCAGCTACCTCGGGCTCGGCGCGGTTCCCCCGGCCGCCGAGTGGGGCGCGATGCTCTCCGCGGGCCGCACCTACATCGCGTCGTTCTGGTGGATGACGTTCTTCCCCGGCCTGTTCATCGTTCTGAGCGCCGCCGCGACCACGCTGCTCGGCCGCGCCATCCAGCAGAGGGGACGCGAACTGTGA
- the valS gene encoding valine--tRNA ligase codes for MPNPMPEKPALEGLEEKWGASWEAQGTYRFDRDRATKENVFSIDTPPPTASGSLHIGHVFSYTHMDLIARYQRMRGKDIFYPMGWDDNGLPTERRVQNYYGVRCDPSLPYVEGYVPPLEGGDNASSKAADQVPVSRRNFIELCEKLTAEDEQQFELLWRQLGLSVDWTQSYRTIGDEAQTAAQRAFLRNIERGEAYQADAPTLWDVTFRTAVAQAELEDKEMPAAYHRLAFHKADGDDVFIETTRPELLAACVALVAHPDDDRYKHLFGTNVTTPVFGVEVPVVAHHLAQIDKGSGIAMICTFGDVTDVVWWRELDLPNRTIIGADGRIVADAPEAIATAAAKAAYAEISGKTVFSAKAKMVELLKASGEMIGDAKPITHSVKFFEKGDKPLEIISTHQWYIANGARDADLRARLLQRGKDVNFVPEFMRVRYENWVGGLTGDWLISRQRFFGVPIPVWYELDENGDKGRVIVPSEDQLPVDPASHTAPGFDEAQRGQPGGFVGEVDIMDTWATSSLTPQIAGGWESDPELFDLVFPYSLRSQGQDIIRTWLFSTVLRAEQEQGVAPWKNAGISGFIVDPDRKKMSKSKGNVVTPKGMLDDHGSDAVRYWAASSRLGTDAAFDPQNPKQIKIGRRLAIKVLNAAKFVYSFPEPVAGAVATEALDLDLLAELNRVVEIATKAFDEFDHARALETTEHFFWVFCDDYLELVKERAYGSSTPEGQASAAITLRTAVDVLLRLFAPFIPFATEEVWSWTHDDSVHTAAWPVVARSAGSGTGSDEPTGLLPLVSEALISIRRAKTDAKASQKTEVTSATISGPAMLELGLDDLKGVGRIETVTFVESDTVSVSDIVLAEQPAEA; via the coding sequence ATGCCCAACCCGATGCCAGAAAAGCCCGCGCTCGAAGGACTCGAAGAGAAGTGGGGCGCCTCCTGGGAGGCCCAGGGAACCTACCGATTCGACCGCGACCGCGCGACCAAAGAGAACGTGTTCTCGATCGACACTCCCCCGCCCACCGCGTCGGGCAGCCTGCACATCGGTCACGTCTTCAGCTACACCCACATGGACCTCATCGCGCGCTACCAGCGCATGCGCGGCAAAGACATCTTCTACCCGATGGGCTGGGACGATAACGGCCTCCCCACCGAGCGTCGCGTGCAGAACTACTACGGCGTGCGCTGCGACCCCTCGCTGCCGTACGTCGAGGGCTACGTGCCCCCTCTCGAGGGCGGCGACAACGCGTCGAGCAAGGCGGCCGACCAGGTCCCGGTCTCGCGTCGCAACTTCATCGAGCTGTGCGAGAAGCTGACCGCCGAAGACGAGCAGCAGTTCGAACTGCTCTGGCGCCAGCTCGGACTGAGCGTCGACTGGACCCAGTCGTACCGAACGATCGGCGACGAGGCGCAGACCGCCGCCCAGCGCGCGTTCCTGCGCAACATCGAGCGCGGCGAGGCCTACCAGGCCGACGCACCCACCCTCTGGGACGTCACCTTCCGCACCGCCGTTGCCCAGGCCGAGCTCGAAGACAAGGAAATGCCGGCCGCCTACCACCGTCTGGCATTCCACAAGGCCGACGGCGACGACGTCTTCATCGAGACGACCCGCCCCGAACTGCTGGCGGCCTGCGTGGCGCTCGTCGCGCATCCGGACGACGACCGCTACAAGCACCTCTTCGGCACCAACGTGACCACCCCGGTCTTCGGCGTCGAGGTGCCCGTCGTGGCGCACCACCTCGCCCAGATCGACAAGGGCTCCGGTATCGCCATGATCTGCACCTTCGGCGACGTGACCGACGTCGTCTGGTGGCGCGAGCTCGACCTGCCGAACCGCACCATCATCGGTGCCGACGGACGAATCGTGGCGGATGCGCCCGAGGCCATCGCGACCGCCGCCGCGAAGGCGGCGTACGCCGAGATCTCCGGCAAGACCGTGTTCAGCGCCAAGGCGAAGATGGTCGAGCTGCTCAAGGCGAGCGGCGAGATGATCGGCGACGCCAAGCCCATCACGCACTCGGTCAAGTTCTTCGAGAAGGGCGACAAGCCGCTCGAGATCATCTCGACTCACCAGTGGTACATCGCCAACGGCGCCCGCGACGCCGACCTCAGGGCGCGGCTGCTGCAGCGCGGCAAGGACGTGAACTTCGTTCCCGAGTTCATGCGCGTGCGCTACGAGAACTGGGTCGGCGGCCTCACCGGCGACTGGCTCATCTCGCGCCAGCGCTTCTTCGGCGTGCCGATCCCCGTCTGGTACGAGCTCGACGAGAACGGCGACAAGGGCCGGGTGATCGTGCCGAGCGAAGACCAGCTGCCGGTCGACCCCGCGTCGCACACCGCCCCCGGCTTCGACGAGGCCCAGCGCGGCCAGCCCGGCGGCTTCGTCGGCGAGGTCGACATCATGGACACCTGGGCCACCTCCTCGCTCACGCCGCAGATCGCCGGCGGCTGGGAGAGCGACCCCGAGCTGTTCGACCTGGTTTTCCCGTACTCGCTGCGCAGCCAGGGACAGGACATCATCCGCACCTGGCTGTTCTCGACCGTGTTGCGCGCCGAGCAGGAGCAGGGTGTCGCCCCGTGGAAGAACGCGGGCATCTCCGGATTCATCGTCGACCCTGACCGCAAGAAAATGTCGAAGTCGAAGGGCAACGTCGTCACGCCCAAGGGCATGCTCGACGACCACGGCTCCGACGCGGTGCGCTACTGGGCGGCCTCGTCGCGCCTCGGCACCGACGCCGCGTTCGACCCGCAGAACCCGAAGCAGATCAAGATCGGGCGCCGACTCGCGATCAAGGTGCTCAACGCGGCGAAGTTCGTCTACTCGTTCCCGGAGCCCGTCGCGGGGGCCGTCGCGACCGAGGCACTCGACCTCGACCTGCTCGCGGAACTCAACCGCGTCGTCGAGATCGCCACGAAGGCCTTCGACGAGTTCGATCACGCCCGCGCGCTCGAGACCACCGAGCACTTCTTCTGGGTGTTCTGCGACGACTACCTCGAGCTGGTGAAGGAGCGCGCCTACGGCTCGTCGACCCCCGAGGGCCAGGCCAGCGCCGCGATCACGCTGCGCACCGCGGTCGACGTGCTGCTGCGGCTCTTCGCACCGTTCATCCCGTTCGCGACCGAGGAGGTCTGGAGCTGGACCCACGACGACTCGGTACACACGGCGGCATGGCCCGTCGTCGCCCGTTCAGCAGGCTCTGGGACCGGCTCCGACGAACCCACCGGGCTCCTGCCGCTCGTCTCGGAGGCGCTCATCAGCATCCGTCGCGCCAAGACCGACGCCAAGGCCTCGCAGAAGACCGAGGTGACCTCGGCGACGATCTCCGGCCCGGCGATGCTCGAACTCGGTCTCGACGACCTCAAGGGCGTCGGCCGCATCGAGACCGTAACGTTCGTCGAGTCCGACACCGTCTCGGTGAGCGACATCGTCCTGGCCGAACAGCCGGCCGAGGCCTGA
- a CDS encoding GNAT family N-acetyltransferase gives MTVVVRPVAAEDRSQWERFFVAYGEFYDPSARGTGTATTLIDAVTERARAAGGGTLRWITAADNVTAQRVYDRVADRSTWVTYERKT, from the coding sequence ATGACCGTCGTGGTTCGCCCCGTCGCGGCGGAGGACCGCTCCCAGTGGGAGCGGTTCTTCGTCGCGTACGGGGAGTTCTACGACCCGTCCGCGCGGGGAACGGGCACAGCCACCACCCTCATCGACGCGGTCACCGAGCGCGCGCGGGCCGCCGGCGGCGGCACCCTGCGCTGGATCACCGCGGCGGACAACGTCACCGCGCAGCGCGTGTACGACCGGGTGGCCGATCGGTCGACCTGGGTGACCTACGAACGGAAGACCTGA
- a CDS encoding ABC transporter permease, whose translation MAGSLSVDLVAAQPRAGAGGRLIRWALLRLGGVLFVLWAVATVTFFALRLIPGDPAEAILGGPGSQASAEALAQARADYGLDQPLFTQYLVYLAHLATGDLGTSYALRESVSSVILTNLWPTLLLAVLSLAVALAIALGLAVWATRGGRVGTAIGSLLEIVAAAVPHFWLAISLILLFSTGLGWLPPVSVPGPLGLVLPVLTVAIPLAGFLGQVMREALLDAMDSPFVLSARARGEGDGGVFWRHALRHAAIPAIGLVGWAFGSLISGAVVVETVFARQGLGRSLLNAVQSRDVPLVIGVVLVVALAYMVVTTLTDLADRVVDPRLRRS comes from the coding sequence ATGGCTGGATCGCTGAGCGTCGACCTCGTCGCCGCCCAGCCCCGCGCCGGGGCTGGCGGCCGCCTGATCCGATGGGCGTTGTTGCGGCTGGGCGGAGTGCTCTTCGTGCTCTGGGCCGTGGCGACGGTCACCTTCTTCGCGCTGCGACTCATCCCCGGCGACCCGGCCGAGGCGATCCTCGGCGGTCCGGGTTCGCAGGCGAGCGCCGAGGCCCTGGCGCAGGCTCGCGCCGACTACGGTCTCGACCAGCCGCTGTTCACGCAGTACCTCGTCTACCTCGCGCACCTCGCCACCGGCGACCTCGGCACCTCGTACGCGCTGCGCGAGTCCGTGTCATCCGTCATTCTCACCAACCTCTGGCCCACCCTGCTGCTCGCGGTCCTGTCGCTCGCCGTGGCGCTCGCGATCGCCCTGGGCCTCGCGGTGTGGGCGACGCGGGGCGGACGCGTCGGCACCGCGATCGGGTCGCTGCTCGAGATCGTGGCGGCGGCCGTGCCGCACTTCTGGCTCGCCATCTCGCTCATCCTGCTGTTCTCCACGGGGCTCGGCTGGCTGCCGCCGGTGAGCGTGCCGGGTCCGCTCGGCCTTGTGCTTCCGGTGCTGACGGTCGCGATCCCGCTCGCCGGCTTTCTCGGCCAGGTGATGCGCGAGGCGTTGCTCGACGCGATGGACTCGCCGTTCGTGCTGTCGGCGCGAGCCCGCGGCGAGGGCGACGGCGGTGTGTTCTGGCGGCACGCTCTGCGGCACGCGGCGATCCCCGCGATCGGGCTCGTCGGCTGGGCGTTCGGCTCGCTCATCAGCGGCGCCGTCGTGGTCGAGACCGTCTTCGCCCGGCAGGGGCTGGGCCGCAGCCTGCTGAACGCCGTGCAGAGCAGGGACGTGCCGTTGGTCATCGGGGTCGTGCTCGTGGTCGCCCTCGCGTACATGGTCGTCACGACCCTCACCGACCTGGCTGACCGCGTCGTCGACCCGCGGTTGAGGCGGTCGTGA
- a CDS encoding M3 family metallopeptidase — MTNPFFTASTLPFGLPPFAEIEDAHYRPGFDKGFTEQLAEIERIVANPDAPTFENTFLPLERSGRVLDRVSSVFYNQSSSHSSEFTNDLEEEIAPLYAAHRDAILLDAGLFGRIDSVYSRLDDLDLDPESRYLVERYHAEFTIAGAGLSDDDKETLRDFNTRLSSLTTRFEKNLLADTNELAIVIDEVAELDGLGEGEISAAAQAASDRGLEGKYLLTLVLPTGHPYLSSLTDRRVRKRIMTASRSRGGRDNEFDNRDLVLEITKLRAERARLLGFDSHAAYVTADQTAKTPENVFDMLGRLAPIAAGNARAEQEQLQNLADEPIEAWDWAFYSEKVRAATYDVDTAAMRPYFEAERALHDGVFFAATRLYGITFEERPDLVAYHPDARVFEVSNEDGSPLGLYVYDLYTRDSKRGGAWMNPLISQSKLLATPTVVVNNLNVPKPAPGSPTLLSYDELTTLFHEFGHALHGLFARVTYPKFAGTNVFRDFVEFPSQVNEMWMLWPEVLANYAVHFETGEPMPRELVDKLHASSAFNEGFETSSYLAAALLDQAWHALSADVSISDVAEFESAALANVGLDNPAVPTRYSSTYFAHTFSGGYDAGYYSYIWSEVLDADTVDWFEENGGLTRANGDRFRSLVLGVGGSKDPLEAFREFRGRDADLAPLLKRRGLAAG; from the coding sequence ATGACGAACCCGTTCTTCACCGCCAGCACCCTCCCGTTCGGCCTCCCGCCCTTCGCGGAGATCGAAGACGCGCACTACCGGCCGGGATTCGACAAGGGCTTCACCGAGCAGCTGGCGGAGATCGAGCGCATCGTCGCGAACCCGGACGCGCCCACGTTCGAGAACACGTTCCTCCCCCTCGAGCGCAGCGGTCGCGTGCTCGACCGCGTCTCCTCGGTGTTCTACAACCAGAGCTCGTCGCACAGCAGCGAGTTCACCAACGATCTCGAAGAGGAGATCGCCCCGCTCTACGCAGCCCACCGCGACGCCATCCTGCTCGACGCGGGCCTGTTCGGCCGCATCGATTCCGTCTACTCGCGGCTCGACGACCTCGACCTCGACCCGGAGTCGCGCTACCTCGTCGAGCGCTACCACGCCGAGTTCACGATCGCCGGCGCCGGCCTCAGCGACGACGACAAGGAAACGCTGCGTGACTTCAACACCCGGTTGTCGAGCCTCACCACGAGGTTCGAGAAGAACCTGCTGGCCGACACGAACGAGCTCGCGATCGTAATCGACGAGGTCGCCGAGCTAGACGGCCTCGGCGAGGGCGAGATCTCGGCGGCGGCGCAGGCCGCGTCCGACCGCGGGCTCGAGGGCAAGTACCTCCTGACGCTGGTGCTCCCGACGGGTCATCCGTATCTCTCCTCGCTCACCGACCGCCGCGTGCGGAAGCGGATCATGACCGCGTCCCGCTCCCGCGGCGGCCGCGACAACGAGTTCGACAACCGCGACCTCGTGCTGGAGATCACGAAGCTGCGGGCAGAGCGCGCGCGGCTGCTCGGATTCGACAGTCATGCCGCCTACGTCACCGCCGACCAGACCGCCAAGACGCCCGAGAACGTGTTCGACATGCTCGGCAGGCTCGCGCCGATCGCGGCCGGGAACGCCCGCGCCGAGCAGGAACAGCTGCAGAACCTGGCCGACGAGCCGATCGAAGCGTGGGACTGGGCGTTCTACAGCGAGAAGGTGCGCGCCGCCACCTACGACGTCGACACCGCGGCGATGCGCCCGTACTTCGAGGCGGAGCGCGCGCTGCACGACGGCGTCTTCTTCGCGGCCACGCGGCTCTACGGCATCACGTTCGAGGAGCGCCCCGACCTCGTCGCCTACCACCCGGACGCGCGCGTGTTCGAGGTGAGCAACGAGGACGGGTCGCCGCTCGGGCTCTACGTCTACGACCTGTACACGCGTGATTCGAAGCGCGGCGGCGCGTGGATGAACCCGCTCATCTCGCAGAGCAAGCTGCTGGCAACACCCACGGTGGTCGTGAACAACCTCAACGTGCCGAAGCCGGCGCCGGGCTCCCCCACGCTGCTCAGCTACGACGAGCTCACCACGCTGTTCCACGAGTTCGGGCACGCGCTGCACGGGCTGTTCGCGCGCGTCACGTACCCGAAGTTCGCGGGGACTAACGTGTTCCGGGACTTCGTGGAGTTTCCGAGCCAGGTCAACGAGATGTGGATGCTCTGGCCCGAGGTACTCGCGAACTACGCCGTGCACTTCGAGACCGGCGAGCCGATGCCGCGGGAGCTCGTGGACAAGCTGCACGCGTCATCCGCCTTCAATGAAGGCTTCGAGACGAGTTCCTACCTGGCCGCGGCGCTGCTCGACCAGGCCTGGCACGCGCTGTCGGCCGACGTTTCGATTTCGGATGTCGCGGAGTTCGAGTCTGCGGCCCTGGCGAACGTGGGTCTCGACAATCCCGCGGTGCCGACGCGGTACTCGAGCACGTACTTCGCGCACACCTTCTCCGGCGGATACGACGCCGGCTACTACTCCTACATCTGGAGCGAGGTGCTCGACGCGGACACCGTCGACTGGTTCGAGGAGAACGGCGGGCTGACCCGGGCGAACGGCGACCGCTTCCGCTCGCTGGTGCTCGGCGTGGGTGGGTCGAAGGATCCGCTCGAGGCGTTCCGGGAGTTCCGCGGACGCGACGCCGACCTCGCCCCGCTGCTCAAGCGCCGCGGCCTCGCTGCAGGTTGA
- a CDS encoding ABC transporter substrate-binding protein, whose translation MNRTLPSLAAAASVILLIAGCSSAAPANTEPVKGGTLVYATGDAEPTCLDPHVGGNYPQALVATQYLESLVSKDADGEIIPWLASEWVEADDGLSWEFTLRDDVTFTDGTPLTSEAVAANVAHLQNPETGSSTGYLALQNVTGVEAVDDTTARITLSQPDSGLLDSLSQPWLAIESPTALQRPADENCESPVGTGPFVVTAWDRQQSITLERNDDYTSPPADADHEGAAYLESIEWRFLPDSASRYAALQSGTVDVIDNVQPDTIVAAEGEDAIEELNAPRPGASNRIELNSSKAPLDDALVREAFIRSANVDDSVTSLFFGTAERSYSALSSVEKFGISKPELFEYDQEAAAALLDEAGWTETDAEGYRVKNGERLELDFPVSTNQSIPAEVSLFEQLQSTAKEAGFKVNLEPLDLSSWYGALGENDYDLVSAPYTKVGADVLRILFDSEGTVPAPSGYFANHSQVKNPELDTLLRDANQASDDAERADLYAQAQDIILGGFYVLPLYDQQNHYLLRSDVKGLRAMPTVSTPTLYDAWLDR comes from the coding sequence GTGAACCGCACTTTACCCTCCCTCGCCGCCGCAGCATCCGTCATCCTGCTGATTGCGGGATGCTCGTCGGCCGCTCCGGCGAACACCGAACCGGTGAAGGGCGGCACCCTCGTCTACGCGACGGGCGACGCCGAACCCACCTGCCTCGACCCCCACGTCGGCGGAAACTACCCGCAGGCGCTCGTCGCGACGCAGTACCTCGAGTCGCTCGTCTCGAAGGACGCCGACGGCGAGATCATCCCCTGGCTCGCCAGCGAATGGGTCGAGGCCGACGACGGGCTCAGCTGGGAGTTCACGCTCCGTGACGACGTGACCTTCACCGACGGCACACCCCTCACCTCGGAGGCCGTCGCGGCCAACGTCGCCCACCTGCAGAACCCGGAGACGGGATCGTCGACGGGATACCTCGCGCTGCAGAACGTGACCGGGGTCGAAGCGGTGGATGACACGACGGCACGCATCACGCTCAGCCAGCCTGACAGCGGCCTGCTCGATTCCCTCAGCCAGCCGTGGCTCGCGATCGAGTCGCCGACCGCGCTGCAGCGTCCGGCCGACGAGAACTGCGAGAGCCCGGTGGGCACCGGCCCGTTCGTCGTCACCGCGTGGGACCGCCAGCAGTCGATCACCCTCGAGCGCAACGACGACTACACGTCGCCGCCCGCCGACGCCGACCACGAGGGCGCCGCCTACCTCGAGAGCATCGAGTGGCGCTTCCTGCCCGACTCGGCCTCGCGGTACGCCGCCCTGCAGTCCGGCACGGTCGACGTCATCGACAACGTGCAGCCGGACACCATCGTCGCCGCCGAGGGCGAAGACGCCATCGAGGAACTCAACGCCCCCCGCCCCGGCGCCTCCAACCGCATCGAGCTCAACTCGAGCAAGGCACCGCTCGACGACGCGCTCGTGCGCGAGGCGTTCATCCGGTCGGCGAACGTCGACGACTCGGTGACGAGCCTGTTCTTCGGCACCGCTGAGCGCTCCTACTCCGCCCTGTCGAGCGTGGAGAAGTTCGGCATCTCGAAGCCCGAGCTGTTCGAGTACGACCAGGAGGCCGCGGCCGCACTGCTCGACGAGGCGGGGTGGACCGAGACCGACGCCGAGGGCTACCGGGTGAAGAACGGCGAGCGCCTCGAACTCGACTTCCCCGTGAGCACGAACCAGTCGATCCCCGCCGAGGTGTCGCTCTTCGAGCAGCTGCAGTCGACCGCGAAGGAGGCCGGCTTCAAGGTGAACCTCGAGCCGCTCGACCTGAGCAGCTGGTACGGGGCGCTCGGCGAGAACGACTACGACCTCGTCAGTGCGCCGTACACCAAGGTGGGAGCCGACGTGCTGCGCATCCTGTTCGACTCCGAGGGCACCGTGCCGGCGCCGAGCGGGTACTTCGCCAACCATTCGCAGGTCAAGAATCCCGAGCTCGACACCCTGCTGCGCGACGCCAACCAGGCCTCCGACGACGCCGAGCGCGCCGACCTCTATGCTCAGGCCCAGGACATCATCCTCGGCGGGTTCTACGTCCTGCCGCTCTACGACCAGCAGAACCACTACCTGCTGCGCTCCGACGTGAAGGGACTGCGGGCCATGCCGACGGTGTCGACGCCCACGCTCTACGACGCATGGCTGGATCGCTGA
- a CDS encoding dipeptide ABC transporter ATP-binding protein, with product MSLLSVSNLSVRFGAATVVSGVSFDVQPGECVGIVGESGSGKSVTARALLGLAGKRARVTADALTFSSTEIQDASPRRLRSLRGREIGYVSQGALVALDPLRPVGREISDPLRLHTSSTPAQRRARVLELLADVGVPEPQLRTGQRPDELSGGLRQRAVIASAIALRPRLLIADEPTTALDSTVQAGILDLLERLRDEGTALVLISHDLAVVSRLASRVLVMNAGQIVESGPTAQVLGAPQHPYTRRLIAAVPTDRPRGSRLTAPAAPPAPAAGPATSETGTVGNSGSRVADDPQTAVSTPAATAPPEFPNNPVVVTASHLSRRFGDRLAVDDVSFTLERGRTLGVVGESGSGKTTVARLVLALDRPDSGDVHVLGRPWTTATERERRPLRPRIGAIYQDALSSFDPRLTVGRILADALSHGRSTRAGDEVARLLGRVGLDASVAARRPLHLSGGQQQRVAIARAIAAEPDVIVCDEPVSSLDVSVQAQVLDLLDDLQRDLGISYLFITHDLGVVRHVSDEVLVMQHGRVVERGSTEAVFADPREEYTRALFASAPRIAVWRGSSPSP from the coding sequence GTGAGCCTGTTATCGGTCTCGAACCTCAGCGTGCGTTTCGGCGCCGCGACCGTGGTCTCGGGTGTCTCGTTCGACGTGCAGCCGGGCGAGTGTGTCGGAATCGTCGGCGAGAGCGGCTCGGGCAAAAGTGTCACGGCGCGCGCCCTGCTCGGTCTGGCCGGCAAACGGGCGCGGGTCACGGCGGACGCGCTGACCTTTAGCAGTACGGAAATTCAGGACGCAAGCCCCCGCCGGCTGCGCTCGCTTCGCGGCCGGGAGATCGGCTATGTTTCGCAGGGAGCCCTCGTGGCTCTCGACCCGCTTCGGCCGGTCGGTCGGGAAATCTCCGACCCACTGCGCCTCCACACATCGAGCACACCCGCACAGCGTCGTGCGCGTGTGCTCGAGTTGCTCGCCGACGTCGGCGTACCCGAGCCACAGCTCAGAACGGGCCAACGCCCCGACGAGCTCTCGGGCGGCTTGCGCCAGCGTGCCGTGATCGCGTCGGCGATCGCGCTGCGTCCGCGCCTGCTCATCGCCGACGAACCCACCACCGCCCTCGACTCGACCGTGCAGGCCGGCATCCTCGACCTGCTGGAGCGGCTGCGCGACGAGGGCACCGCGCTCGTGCTGATCAGCCACGACCTCGCCGTGGTGTCACGGCTCGCCTCCCGCGTGCTCGTGATGAACGCCGGACAGATCGTGGAGAGCGGCCCGACCGCACAGGTGTTGGGGGCGCCGCAGCATCCGTACACCCGCCGCCTCATCGCGGCCGTTCCCACCGACCGACCCCGCGGGTCCCGCCTGACCGCCCCGGCCGCTCCCCCGGCCCCCGCAGCCGGCCCAGCCACCTCAGAGACCGGCACCGTCGGAAATTCAGGAAGCCGGGTCGCGGATGACCCGCAGACCGCCGTTTCGACCCCCGCCGCGACGGCGCCTCCTGAATTTCCGAACAACCCCGTCGTGGTCACCGCCAGCCACCTCAGCCGGCGCTTCGGCGACCGGCTCGCGGTCGACGACGTGAGCTTCACGCTCGAGCGCGGGCGCACACTGGGTGTCGTCGGCGAGAGCGGTTCGGGCAAGACCACGGTCGCGCGGCTGGTGCTGGCGCTCGACCGTCCCGACAGCGGCGACGTGCACGTTCTCGGCCGACCGTGGACCACGGCCACCGAGCGCGAGCGTCGGCCGCTGCGCCCCCGCATCGGCGCGATCTACCAGGACGCGCTGAGCTCGTTCGACCCGCGGCTGACGGTCGGGCGCATCCTCGCCGACGCGCTCAGCCACGGCCGCTCGACGCGGGCGGGCGACGAGGTGGCGCGGCTCCTCGGCCGGGTGGGGCTCGATGCCTCCGTCGCGGCGCGCCGGCCGCTGCACCTCTCGGGCGGGCAGCAGCAGCGGGTCGCGATCGCGAGGGCCATCGCGGCAGAACCCGACGTGATCGTCTGCGACGAACCGGTGTCGAGCCTCGACGTGTCGGTGCAGGCCCAGGTGCTCGACCTGCTCGACGACCTGCAGCGCGACCTCGGGATCAGCTACCTGTTCATCACCCACGACCTCGGCGTCGTGCGGCACGTGAGCGACGAGGTGCTGGTCATGCAGCACGGCCGCGTCGTGGAGCGCGGTTCGACCGAGGCCGTCTTCGCCGATCCGCGCGAGGAATACACGCGGGCCCTGTTCGCCTCCGCCCCGCGCATCGCCGTGTGGCGGGGTTCGAGCCCGTCGCCCTAG
- a CDS encoding ArsR/SmtB family transcription factor produces the protein MTTPQRPTEGIRHVDMTGLKALAHPLRVRILDTLSTYGSFTASGLADRLGESSGSTSYHLRQLEKHGFVREDTSRGSGRERWWERSPDGLAIIETDFAPRSAERAASEMITREWQVNRDALLGDFLQNGSSQLEKRWFEASTVNTTNLRLNSDQLLQLVAEIETITERYAALYKKEGVPGTRPVQIQFNAFPVMDADEVPEAADNVGGTD, from the coding sequence ATGACAACTCCGCAGCGGCCCACCGAGGGCATTCGTCACGTCGACATGACCGGGCTGAAGGCGCTCGCACACCCGCTGCGGGTTCGGATCCTCGACACCCTGTCGACCTACGGGTCGTTCACGGCCAGCGGGCTCGCCGACCGGCTGGGCGAGTCGAGCGGGTCCACCAGTTACCACCTGCGTCAGCTGGAGAAGCACGGCTTCGTGCGCGAGGACACCTCCCGCGGGTCGGGCAGGGAGCGCTGGTGGGAGCGTTCGCCCGACGGACTCGCGATCATCGAGACGGACTTCGCGCCGCGCAGTGCGGAGAGGGCGGCGAGCGAGATGATCACCCGGGAGTGGCAGGTCAACCGCGACGCCTTGCTTGGCGATTTCCTCCAGAACGGCAGCTCCCAGCTCGAGAAGCGGTGGTTCGAGGCCTCCACGGTGAACACCACGAACCTGCGACTGAATTCCGACCAGCTGCTGCAGCTCGTCGCGGAGATCGAGACGATCACGGAGCGCTATGCGGCGCTCTACAAGAAGGAGGGCGTGCCCGGTACGCGGCCAGTCCAGATCCAGTTCAACGCGTTCCCCGTGATGGACGCGGACGAGGTACCAGAGGCCGCCGACAATGTCGGTGGCACGGACTAA